Proteins encoded in a region of the Streptomyces sp. NBC_00258 genome:
- a CDS encoding glycine C-acetyltransferase, with the protein MFDSVRDDLRTTLDEIRAAGLHKPERVIGSPQSATVNVTAGGRPGEVLNFCANNYLGLADHPEVIAAAHEALDRWGYGMASVRFICGTQEVHKELEQRLSAFLGQEDTILYSSCFDANGGVFETLLGEEDAVISDALNHASIIDGIRLSKARRLRYANRDLADLEQQLKEAAGARRRLIVTDGVFSMDGYVAPLREICDLADRYDAMVMVDDSHAVGFVGPGGRGTPELHGVMDRVDIITGTLGKALGGASGGYVAARAEIVALLRQRSRPYLFSNTLAPVIAAASLKVLDLLESAGDLREQLAANTALFRSRMTEEGFDILPGDHAIAPVMIGDAAVAGRMAELLLDRGVYVIGFSYPVVPQGRARIRVQLSAAHSTEDVNRAVDAFVAARAELEAEAKA; encoded by the coding sequence ATGTTCGACTCCGTACGCGATGACCTCCGCACCACCCTCGACGAGATCCGCGCCGCAGGCCTGCACAAGCCCGAGCGCGTCATCGGCAGCCCGCAGTCCGCGACCGTGAACGTCACCGCGGGCGGCCGCCCCGGAGAGGTCCTCAACTTCTGCGCGAACAACTACCTCGGTCTCGCCGACCACCCCGAGGTGATCGCCGCCGCCCACGAGGCCCTCGACCGCTGGGGCTACGGAATGGCGTCCGTGCGCTTCATCTGCGGTACGCAGGAGGTGCACAAGGAGCTGGAACAGCGCCTCTCCGCCTTCCTCGGCCAGGAGGACACGATCCTCTACTCCTCCTGCTTCGACGCCAACGGCGGAGTCTTCGAAACCCTCCTCGGCGAGGAGGACGCGGTGATCTCCGACGCCCTCAACCACGCGTCGATCATCGACGGCATCCGCCTCTCGAAGGCCCGCCGCCTCCGCTACGCCAACCGCGATCTCGCGGACCTGGAACAGCAGTTGAAGGAGGCCGCGGGCGCCCGCCGCAGGCTGATCGTCACCGACGGCGTCTTCTCCATGGACGGGTACGTGGCCCCGCTGCGCGAGATCTGCGACCTCGCCGACCGTTACGACGCGATGGTCATGGTCGACGACTCGCACGCCGTCGGCTTCGTCGGCCCGGGCGGCCGCGGCACCCCCGAGCTGCACGGTGTCATGGACCGCGTCGACATCATCACCGGCACCCTCGGCAAGGCACTCGGCGGCGCGTCCGGCGGGTACGTCGCCGCCCGCGCCGAGATCGTCGCCCTGCTGCGCCAGCGCTCGCGCCCGTACCTCTTCTCGAACACCCTGGCCCCGGTGATCGCCGCCGCCTCGCTCAAGGTCCTCGACCTGCTGGAGTCGGCGGGCGACCTGCGCGAGCAGCTCGCCGCGAACACCGCGCTGTTCCGCTCCCGGATGACCGAGGAGGGCTTCGACATCCTCCCCGGCGACCACGCCATCGCCCCGGTCATGATCGGCGACGCGGCCGTCGCCGGACGCATGGCGGAGCTGCTCCTCGACCGCGGGGTGTACGTGATCGGCTTCTCGTACCCGGTGGTCCCGCAGGGCCGCGCCCGCATCCGCGTACAGCTGTCCGCCGCGCACTCGACGGAGGACGTGAACCGCGCTGTGGACGCCTTCGTCGCGGCGAGGGCGGAGCTGGAGGCGGAGGCGAAGGCCTGA
- the tdh gene encoding L-threonine 3-dehydrogenase, with the protein MKALVKEKAEPGLRLMDVPEPVVGPGDVLIKVLRTGICGTDLHIRSWDGWAQQSIRTPLVVGHEFVGEVVETGAGVGDISVGDRVSGEGHLVCGKCRNCQAGRRHLCRATVGLGVGRDGAFAEYVALPASNVWVHRVPVDLDVAAIFDPFGNAVHTALSFPLVGEDVLITGAGPIGLMAAAVAKHAGARHVVVTDVSEERLELARKIGVSLALNVAESTITDGQRTLGLREGFDVGLEMSGNPVAMRDMLANMTHGGKIAMLGLPSEEFAVDWSRIVTSMITIKGIYGREMFETWYAMSVLLEGGLDLAPVITGRYGYRDYEAAFADAASGRGGKVILDWTH; encoded by the coding sequence TTGAAGGCGCTGGTCAAGGAGAAGGCTGAGCCGGGACTCCGGCTCATGGACGTACCGGAGCCGGTCGTCGGACCCGGTGACGTGCTGATCAAGGTCCTCAGGACCGGTATCTGCGGCACCGACCTGCACATCCGCAGCTGGGACGGCTGGGCACAGCAGTCGATCAGGACCCCGCTCGTGGTCGGCCACGAGTTCGTGGGCGAGGTCGTCGAGACGGGCGCCGGCGTCGGCGACATCTCCGTGGGCGACCGGGTCAGCGGCGAGGGCCACCTCGTGTGCGGCAAGTGCCGCAACTGCCAGGCCGGGCGGCGCCATCTGTGCCGCGCCACGGTGGGGCTCGGCGTCGGCCGCGACGGCGCGTTCGCCGAGTATGTCGCGCTGCCCGCGTCCAACGTGTGGGTGCACCGCGTCCCCGTCGACCTCGACGTCGCCGCGATCTTCGACCCCTTCGGCAACGCCGTGCACACCGCGCTGTCGTTCCCGCTGGTCGGAGAGGACGTACTGATCACCGGCGCGGGGCCCATCGGCCTGATGGCCGCCGCCGTCGCCAAGCACGCCGGGGCCCGGCACGTCGTGGTCACCGACGTCAGCGAGGAGCGTCTGGAGCTCGCCCGCAAGATCGGCGTCAGCCTCGCGCTGAACGTCGCCGAGTCGACCATCACCGACGGACAGCGCACGCTCGGCCTGCGCGAGGGCTTCGACGTCGGCCTGGAGATGTCCGGCAACCCCGTCGCGATGCGCGACATGCTCGCCAACATGACGCACGGCGGAAAGATCGCCATGCTCGGACTGCCGTCCGAGGAGTTCGCCGTCGACTGGTCCCGGATCGTCACCTCCATGATCACGATCAAGGGCATCTACGGCCGCGAGATGTTCGAGACCTGGTACGCGATGTCGGTCCTCCTCGAAGGCGGCCTCGACCTCGCCCCCGTGATCACCGGCCGCTACGGCTACCGCGACTACGAGGCGGCGTTCGCCGACGCGGCGAGCGGCCGCGGCGGCAAGGTCATCCTCGACTGGACCCACTAA
- a CDS encoding Gfo/Idh/MocA family protein, whose product MTDLRLGALGFGLRGSLARIAHRPGRGSRVTVVAEHDPALRDRAADRIPGVRTVEDHRKVIDDPDVDAVLVLTPDHTHADIACEALRAGKPVFVEKPLDITIERCDLILRTAFETGTRLYVGHNMRHMPVIRLMRDLILRGDIGTVKTVWVRHFVGYGGDWYFKDWHAERRCTTGLLLQKGAHDLDVLHWLAGGYTRRVQAFGDLMVYGGNPHRRSPGEPKSDDWYTEDGHWPPHTQRALNPVIDVEDVSIVNMRLDNGVLAAYQQCHFTPDYWRNYTVIGDAGRLENFGDGPGGVVKVWNGRRSGYRAEADAEYPVPDVEQDAEHGGADPLLIEEFLRFAREGGRTDTSPMAARMAVAAGFRATESLRGGGVPYEVPMLDAELIAYFERGQTR is encoded by the coding sequence ATGACCGACCTGCGTCTCGGCGCCCTCGGCTTCGGCCTGCGCGGTTCGCTCGCGCGCATCGCCCACCGGCCCGGCCGGGGCTCGCGCGTGACCGTCGTCGCCGAACACGACCCGGCACTGCGGGACCGCGCCGCCGACCGCATCCCCGGCGTCCGGACCGTCGAGGACCACCGCAAGGTCATCGACGACCCGGACGTCGACGCCGTGCTCGTCCTCACCCCGGACCACACCCATGCCGACATCGCCTGCGAGGCCCTGCGCGCGGGCAAGCCCGTCTTCGTCGAGAAGCCCCTGGACATCACCATCGAGCGGTGCGACCTCATCCTGCGCACGGCCTTCGAGACCGGCACACGGCTGTATGTGGGCCACAACATGCGCCACATGCCGGTGATCCGGCTGATGCGCGACCTCATCCTTCGCGGCGACATAGGCACGGTCAAAACAGTGTGGGTACGCCACTTCGTCGGCTACGGAGGCGACTGGTACTTCAAGGACTGGCACGCCGAACGCCGGTGCACCACCGGCCTGTTGCTGCAGAAGGGCGCCCACGACCTCGACGTACTGCACTGGCTCGCGGGCGGATACACCCGGCGGGTACAGGCGTTCGGCGACCTGATGGTGTACGGCGGCAATCCGCACCGTCGTTCGCCGGGCGAGCCGAAGTCCGACGACTGGTACACGGAGGACGGCCACTGGCCGCCGCACACCCAGCGGGCGCTCAACCCCGTCATCGACGTCGAGGACGTGTCGATCGTCAACATGCGCCTGGACAACGGGGTGTTGGCCGCCTACCAGCAGTGCCACTTCACCCCCGACTACTGGCGCAACTACACCGTCATCGGCGACGCGGGCCGCCTGGAGAACTTCGGGGACGGGCCCGGGGGAGTGGTGAAGGTATGGAACGGCCGCCGCTCCGGGTACCGGGCCGAGGCCGACGCCGAGTACCCGGTGCCCGACGTGGAGCAGGACGCCGAGCACGGGGGCGCGGACCCGCTGCTGATCGAGGAGTTCCTGCGGTTCGCACGCGAGGGAGGGCGCACCGACACGTCTCCGATGGCCGCGCGCATGGCGGTTGCGGCGGGATTCCGGGCCACCGAGTCACTGCGCGGGGGCGGCGTTCCGTACGAGGTGCCGATGCTGGACGCGGAACTGATCGCGTACTTCGAGAGGGGGCAGACACGCTGA